The proteins below come from a single Corylus avellana chromosome ca3, CavTom2PMs-1.0 genomic window:
- the LOC132174884 gene encoding hsp70-Hsp90 organizing protein 3-like, translating into MAEEAKAKGNAAFSAGDFSNAVRHFTEAIALAPTNHVLYSNRSAAYASLQQYSEALADAEKTVELKPDWSKGYSRLGAAHVGLGHYHDAIDSYKKGLEYDPNNQGLKSGLTDAQAAASRSRAAPPAGNPFGDAFSGPEMWAKLTADSSTRAYLQQPDFVKMMQEIQKNPSNLNLYLKDQRVMQSLGVLLNVKFRTPTSEDMDIPESSSPPPAAAERKRPAEAEPVKEPEPETMELTDEEKEAKERKAQAQLEKEQGNAAYKKKDFDAAIAHYTKAMELDDEDISYILNRAATHLEMGQYEECIKDCDKAVERGRELRSDFKMIAKALTRKGTALVKMAKCSKDYEPAIECFQKALTEHRNPDTLKKLNDAEKARKELEQQEYFDPNLADVEREKGNEYFKEQKYPEAVKHYTESLRRNPKDVKAYSNRAACYTKLGALPEGLKDAEKCIELDPTFSKGYNRKGAVQFFMKEYDKALETYREGLKHDPNNLELLDGVKRCIGQINKASRGDLTPEELKERQAKGMQDPEIQNILQDPVMRQVLVDFQENPRAAQEHTKNPMVMNKIQKLVSAGIVQIR; encoded by the exons ATGGCCGAAGAAGCCAAAGCGAAGGGCAACGCTGCCTTCTCCGCCGGAGACTTCTCTAACGCTGTCCGCCACTTCACGGAGGCCATCGCTCTCGCCCCGACCAACCATGTCCTCTACTCCAACCGCTCCGCCGCCTACGCCTCTCTCCAACAATACTCCGAGGCGCTCGCCGACGCCGAGAAGACCGTCGAACTGAAGCCCGACTGGTCCAAGGGCTACAGCCGGCTTGGCGCCGCCCACGTCGGCTTGGGCCACTACCACGACGCCATTGACTCGTACAAGAAGGGCCTCGAGTACGACCCCAACAACCAGGGCCTCAAATCTGGCTTAACCGACGCCCAGGCCGCGGCTTCCCGTTCCCGCGCAGCGCCGCCGGCGGGAAACCCCTTCGGCGACGCGTTCTCGGGGCCAGAGATGTGGGCCAAGCTCACCGCCGATTCTAGCACCAGAGCCTACCTTCAGCAGCCAGATTTCGTGAAAATGATGCAGGAGATCCAGAAAAACCCTAGCAATCTCAATCTCTATCTCAAAGACCAGAGGGTTATGCAATCGCTTGGGGTTTTGCTCAACGTAAAGTTCCGTACGCCCACGTCGGAGGACATGGACATACCGGAGTCTTCCTCACCACCGCCGGCGGCGGCGGAGAGGAAGAGGCCTGCGGAGGCTGAGCCGGTGAAGGAACCGGAGCCGGAGACGATGGAGCTGACAGATGAGGAGAAGGAGGCGAAGGAGAGGAAAGCGCAGGCGCAGTTGGAGAAGGAGCAGGGCAATGCGGCGTATAAGAAGAAGGATTTCGATGCAGCGATTGCGCACTATACGAAGGCCATGGAGTTGGACGATGAGGACATTTCCTATATCTTGAATCGTGCCGCTACTCATCTGGAAATGGGTCAG TATGAGGAATGCATTAAAGATTGTGATAAGGCTGTTGAAAGGGGAAGAGAGCTTAGATCAGACTTTAAGATGATAGCAAAAGCTTTGACCAGAAAGGGAACTGCCCTGGTGAAAATGGCAAAATGCTCAAAGGACTATGAACCTGCTATTGAGTGTTTCCAGAAAGCTCTTACTGAGCATCGCAATCCAGACACATTGAAGAAACTAAATGATGCTGAAAAAGCAAGGAAGGAACTAGAGCAACAAGAGTACTTTGATCCTAACTTAGCTGATGTGGAGCGTGAGAAAG GTAATGAGTATTTCAAGGAGCAAAAGTATCCGGAGGCTGTGAAGCATTACACAGAATCCTTGAGAAGGAACCCCAAAGATGTAAAG GCTTATAGTAATAGAGCTGCATGCTACACAAAACTTGGGGCGTTGCCTGAGGGATTGAAGGATGCAGAGAAGTGCATTGAACTCGATCCAACCTTTTCCAAGGGTTATAATAGAAAAGGTGCCGTCCAGTTTTTCATGAAAGAATACGACAAAGCTTTGGAAACATATCGGGAGGGGCTGAAGCATGATCCTAACAACCTGGAATTGCTTGATGGTGTGAAGAG GTGCATCGGACAAATTAACAAGGCTAGTCGTGGGGATTTGACCCCCGAGGAATTGAAGGAGAGACAG GCCAAAGGAATGCAGGACCCTGAAATTCAGAACATCCTCCAAGACCCTGTGATGAGACAG gttttggttgatttccaGGAAAATCCCAGGGCCGCTCAGGAACATACAAAGAACCCAATGGTGATGAACAAGATCCAGAAGCTGGTTAGTGCCGGAATTGTCCAGATCAGATGA